Proteins found in one Drosophila innubila isolate TH190305 chromosome X, UK_Dinn_1.0, whole genome shotgun sequence genomic segment:
- the LOC117792280 gene encoding uncharacterized protein LOC117792280, with protein MEPMQCEESTRIVILEQLKRRELYVPNAQNLPLEELQQIFDGFIVPHPRRERRERQRHVDDATTKSVDQMPMEMENLMKRIKVVYVVGEKRPGNVEPQFFSCAAKRLRSQE; from the exons ATGGAGCCCATGCAGTGCGAGGAAAGCACGCGCATTGTCATCTTGGAGCAGCTGAAAAGa CGCGAATTGTATGTGCCAAATGCACAGAACCTGCCACTGGAAGAGTTGCAGCAAATCTTCGACGGCTTCATCGTGCCACATCCACGTCGGGAAAGACGTGAACGACAGCGTCATGTGGATGATGCCACAACGAAGTCAGTTGATCAAATGCCcatggaaatggaaaacttAATGAAACGCATTAAAGTCGTTTATGTGGTCGGCGAGAAACGTCCTGGCAATGTCGAGCCACAGTTCTTCAGCTGTGCTGCAAAGCGTTTAAGGAGCCAGGAGTAA
- the LOC117793862 gene encoding nuclear envelope integral membrane protein 1 yields MRLKRRSEFELNVITLSIVLGVIAVSVTPAIGAKPLTDTVYLAEGTSIDITANRYGYNVLRTYCYPGKRHSLISLFESVEFLLSIGNDDYTEYGGRTPEEVLEHYKEQRSMFSFTLFSQKRQRVQMSPFEQQCIGVASNQPYNVSLKYSKFDFWRFVQLGLGMLIFWSAGQLAKNSVFYYLAGIVLGICASLLVIIAIVSKLFPRRPMMYGVLIGGWTIGLFILKQLADNMRVILLTYREYVVWYLAITGLVSFLICYRIGPPKNPRSQRIIQWVLQAIGCAMVYFSSWHTSACAILMAIIFIAYYCPNSVLNYAQKFYRRRFPPKRRLLTQEEYYQQAVNETARSLAELREFVTSPSCRQWKTMSCLRDPMRFASFANGAPHLYDEEIEDYSRTIEDSMEGADEDEAEDYLQCNMYYRPTARRSNQRQTAPVPPTYPARHLPLARQQINNNRDDDEDDDDDDDDDEYMEQED; encoded by the coding sequence ATGAGACTGAAGCGACGCAGTGAATTTGAGTTAAATGTTATTACATTATCCATAGTATTGGGCGTAATTGCGGTGTCAGTGACGCCGGCAATTGGCGCTAAACCGCTGACCGACACCGTCTACTTGGCCGAGGGTACATCCATCGATATAACCGCGAATAGATACGGATACAATGTGCTGCGCACCTATTGCTATCCGGGCAAGCGGCATTCACTGATCAGTCTGTTTGAATCGGTCGAATTTCTACTCTCAATTGGCAATGATGACTACACGGAATATGGAGGACGCACTCCCGAGGAGGTTCTCGAGCATTACAAGGAGCAGCGTTCGATGTTCAGCTTTACGCTCTTCTCACAGAAGCGTCAACGCGTCCAGATGTCACCATTTGAGCAGCAATGCATTGGCGTCGCCTCCAATCAGCCCTACAATGTCAGCCTCAAGTATTCAAAGTTCGATTTTTGGCGCTTTGTTCAACTTGGTCTGGGAATGTTGATCTTCTGGAGTGCCGGTCAGCTGGCTAAGAATAGCGTCTTCTATTATCTCGCTGGAATTGTGCTGGGCATTTGTGCATCGCTGTTGGTAATCATTGCGATCGTATCGAAGCTATTTCCAAGGCGACCCATGATGTATGGCGTGCTCATCGGTGGCTGGACAATTGGACTCTTTATACTTAAGCAGCTGGCGGACAATATGCGTGTGATACTGCTTACCTATCGGGAGTATGTGGTCTGGTACTTGGCCATTACTGGACTAGTATCGTTTTTGATCTGCTATCGCATTGGACCACCAAAGAATCCACGATCTCAGCGCATTATCCAATGGGTGCTCCAGGCAATTGGCTGTGCAATGGTCTACTTTAGCAGTTGGCACACTAGCGCATGTGCCATCCTTATGGCGATcatatttattgcatattaCTGTCCCAACTCCGTATTGAACTATGCACAGAAATTCTACAGACGTCGCTTTCCACCAAAGCGTCGTCTGCTCACCCAGGAGGAATACTATCAACAGGCTGTCAATGAGACGGCACGTTCTCTTGCCGAGCTGCGTGAGTTTGTGACCAGTCCAAGTTGCCGCCAATGGAAGACTATGAGTTGTCTACGGGATCCGATGCGTTTTGCATCATTTGCCAACGGAGCACCGCATTTGTATGACGAAGAGATCGAGGATTATTCACGCACCATTGAGGATTCCATGGAAGGCGCCGACGAGGACGAGGCTGAGGACTATCTTCAGTGCAACATGTACTACCGTCCCACGGCCAGACGTAGCAATCAACGTCAGACTGCTCCTGTTCCACCCACATACCCAGCCCGACACTTGCCACTGGCACGACagcaaatcaacaacaaccgtgacgacgacgaagatgatgacgatgatgacgacgacgatgaatACATGGAGCAGGAGGATTAA
- the LOC117793576 gene encoding ATP synthase subunit delta, mitochondrial, whose translation MSFVKNARLLAARGARLAQNRCYSDEMKLTFAAANKTFYDAAVVRQIDVPSFSGAFGILAKHVPTLAVLKPGVVQVTENDGKLTKYFVSSGSVTVNEDSSVQVLAEEAHNVEDIDMNEARQLLSKYQSELSSASSDKAKAEAAIAVEVAEALVKAAE comes from the exons ATGTCGTTCGTGAAGAATGCTCGCCTGTTGGCCGCGCGTGGCGCTCGTTTGGCCCAGAACCGTTGCTACTCGGACGAGATGAAGCTGACGTTCGCCGCCGCCAACAAGACCTTCTACGATGCCGCTGTGGTGCGTCAGATTGATGTGCCCTCGTTCAGCGGTGCCTTCGGTATTCTGGCCAAGCATGTGCCCACACTGG CTGTGTTGAAACCAGGCGTTGTTCAGGTCACCGAGAATGACGGCAAACTGACCAAGTACTTTGTCTCCAGCGGATCCGTAACCGTCAACGAGGATTCCTCCGTGCAAGTGCTCGCCGAGGAGGCTCACAATGTGGAGGACATCGATATGAACGAGGCCAGACAACTGCTTTCCAAATATCAGTCGGAGCTCAGCTCAGCTAGCAGCGACAAG GCCAAGGCGGAAGCTGCCATTGCCGTCGAAGTTGCTGAGGCGCTTGTCAAAGCTGccgaataa
- the LOC117788234 gene encoding extensin, whose amino-acid sequence MKVFVCLCALFAVANAGFLGLLGGGGGGGGGSSNGGLKASISLGGGGGSYGGSHGGSYGGSYGGSHGGHYGGSHGHGHGPVQVVKVIHQQGGSGYSHGGYSHGGYSHGGYSTGGYAGGYSYGPAPQVYKVKVISGGVAAPAPSYHGHGHSSSDVKVIKVLHQESAAHHVGGSIVESAAPQVIKVVHESHGSGIHSIGGGAVVHAPTKVVRVIHEHSSVAAPAPIYSAPAPAPIYSAPAPAPIYSAPAPAPIYSAPAPAPIYSAPPPAAVYGAPISVPAPAPAPIYSAPIASAPVYSAPVSVAAPQPIYTAPAAPVYTAPAPAPIQYSAPVSAPAPAHVQYNAPLQYSAPASAPSPVLSVPESAPAPTFSQGPVLSLPAPAEDQALPIGHTPAQTYGPPHF is encoded by the exons ATGAAG gtcTTTGTATGTCTGTGCGCGCTCTTCGCTGTGGCCAATGCCGGATTTCTGGGCCTGCtcggtggtggcggtggcggtggtggtggcagCTCCAATGGCGGATTGAAGGCTAGCATCAGTCTGGGCGGCGGTGGTGGCTCCTACGGTGGCTCACATGGCGGCTCCTATGGCGGTTCCTACGGTGGCTCACATGGTGGTCATTATGGTGGCtcacatggacatggacatggacccGTCCAGGTGGTCAAGGTGATTCATCAGCAGGGCGGCAGTGGCTACTCCCATGGTGGTTACTCCCATGGTGGTTACTCCCATGGTGGTTACTCCACTGGCGGCTATGCCGGTGGTTATAGCTATGGCCCCGCACCACAGGTCTACAAGGTTAAGGTCATCTCTGGCGGTGTTGCTGCACCAGCACCCAGCTATCATGGACATGGCCACTCCTCCTCCGACGTCAAGGTCATCAAGGTACTGCACCAGGAATCTGCAGCACACCACGTCGGTGGCTCCATCGTTGAGAGTGCTGCCCCACAGGTGATCAAGGTGGTGCACGAGAGCCATGGCTCTGGCATCCATTCGATTGGTGGTGGCGCCGTTGTCCATGCACCCACCAAGGTGGTGCGTGTCATCCATGAGCATTCCTCCGTTGCTGCCCCCGCCCCCATCTATAGTGCACCCGCTCCCGCTCCCATCTACAGTGCACCCGCTCCCGCCCCCATCTACAGTGCACCCGCTCCCGCTCCCATCTACAGTGCTCCCGCCCCCGCTCCCATCTACAGTGCTCCCCCTCCAGCTGCTGTTTACGGTGCTCCCATCTCCGTTCCAGCTCCGGCTCCTGCTCCGAtctatagtgctccgattgcCAGTGCTCCTGTATACAGTGCACCAGTTTCGGTTGCTGCACCACAGCCCATTTACACGGCACCAGCAGCTCCCGTCTACACTGCCCCCGCTCCTGCCCCCATCCAGTACAGCGCTCCAGTTtcagctcctgctcctgctcatGTTCAGTACAACGCTCCCCTGCAGTACAGCGCTCCCGCCTCGGCTCCATCGCCGGTGCTCAGCGTTCCCGAATCCGCACCTGCTCCCACTTTCAGCCAGGGTCCAGTGTTGAGCTTACCTGCTCCCGCTGAGGATCAGGCTCTGCCCATTGGTCATACACCTGCCCAGACCTATGGACCACCTCACTTTTAA
- the LOC117792650 gene encoding uncharacterized protein LOC117792650, whose protein sequence is MKFFLACLLLAACLALGQSSAIYGASYATVPVVRHVPVVRHVPVVRHVPVVDSVAVPVVPVHRTAYIAAPSVVRVGHAYDSPLAYGGWLKQKK, encoded by the exons ATGAAG TTCTTCCTTGCCTGTCTGTTGCTCGCCGCTTGCCTGGCTCTTGGTCAGAGCAGCGCCATCTATGGTGCAAGCTATGCAACCGTTCCAGTCGTTCGTCATGTTCCAGTCGTCCGTCACGTTCCCGTGGTCCGTCATGTTCCCGTGGTTGACTCCGTTGCCGTTCCCGTTGTTCCAGTCCATCGTACCGCCTACATCGCAGCGCCATCTGTTGTCCGTGTTGGACATGCCTACGATTCTCCCCTCGCCTATGGCGGTTGGTTGAAGCAGAAGAAATAA